In the Kwoniella pini CBS 10737 chromosome 7, complete sequence genome, one interval contains:
- a CDS encoding nucleolar protein 16 codes for MANPRQRSKAKSHKSTKPSIHRIRKLHQKQRRAPPLKGPEVLQQGWDKKKTVFQNYAALGLLPSIPIPNQSTSSRSQRVKLPIIPSTEKIEEQQPKVGFGRIIRDEEGNVIDIIIDEDEELEQEGNVPFAEDEGEKEPVEGKTEVVKQLEQLSSTAAPVTRHSSSSEKTWLSSLVQKYNDDYESMARDRKLNVWQKTQGEIKRMIKKAGGIEKLRNSA; via the exons ATGGCTAATCCTAgacaaagatcaaaagCAAAATCACATAAATCGACTAAACCTTCTATTCATAGAATAAGGAAATTACATCAAAAGCAAAGACGAGCTCCTCCTTTAAAAGGGCCAGAAGTTTTACAACAAGGTTGggataaaaagaaaactgTTTTCCAAAA TTACGCTGCATTAGGATTATTACCTTCTATACCAATACCCAATcaatctacttcttctagATCACAAAGAGTCAAATTACCTATCATTCCTTCTACtgaaaagattgaagaacAACAACCCAAAGTAGGATTTGGTCGAATTATcagagatgaagaaggcaatgtaattgatattataattgatgaagatgaagaattagaacAAGAAGGGAATGTACCTTTCgcggaagatgaaggagaaaaagagCCTGTAGAAGGGAAGACAGAAGTCGTGAAAC AACTCGAACAACTCTCTTCAACTGCAGCACCTGTGACGAGACATAGCTCGAGCTCTGAGAAGACATGGTTAAGCAGTCTGGTACAGAAGTATAACGATGATTATGAGAGTATGGCAAGAGATAGGAAATTGAATGTATGGCAGAAAACTCAAGGAGAAATCAAaaggatgatcaagaaagctggtggaattgaaaaattgCGTAATAGTGCTTAA